In the Mesorhizobium sp. WSM2240 genome, CACGCCGAGCAGGATCACCGATCCCATCACGGCGAAATTCAACGAGCTTGGAATGCCGAGCAGATTGACCAGATTCTGCAGGACCTGAAGCAGGACGGTGCCGAGCACCACGCCTATGATCGAGCCTTCCCCGCCGCGCAGCGAACAGCCGCCCAGCACCGCCGCGGCGATGGCGTAGAGTTCGTAGAAATTGCCGTGCGAGGATGGCGAGATCGACCGCGTGTACATGGCGATGAACACCGCCGCGACCGCGGTCAGGCCGCAGCAGATCACATAGGCCGCCGTGATGATACGGGTCGTGTGTATGCCGCTGTAGCGAGCCGCCTCCTCGTTCTTGCCGACGGCGAACAGATAGCGGCCGAACACCGAGCGGTGCAGCACAACGGCCATGATCACGGTGATGATGAGGAAGGCGATCAGGCTGTGCGGAATGCCGTAGAAACGGCCCGCCACAAGCCATTCGAGCGTCGGAAAGCTCGCGCCGAAGGGAAAGCCGGCGGTGGCGTCGTCTGTGTAGTAGCGCGCCACGCCGCGATAGATGAGCAGTCCGCAAAGGGTGACGACGAAGGGCTGCAGGCGCGCCTTGGTTATGAGCAGCCCGTGCACCAGCCCGATCAGGCAGCCGAGCGCCAAAACGACGGCGAAGGCGACGCTCCAGTTGACGGTGCCCAGCGAAACAAGGTCGACAAAGATCACTCCGAGCAGGGCTATGATGGAGCCGACGGAAAGCTCGATACCGCCGGAGATGATGACGAAAGCCTGGCCGAGCGCGAAAATGCCGAACAGGCCGATGAGGTTGGCGGTGTTGGAAAGGTTGACCGGCGACAGGAAGCGCGGATTGATGATGGCGACGACCGTGCCGACCACGAGGATCAGGATGAGCAGGCCCAAATCCTTGCGGTTCATTCTGCGGCTTCCCGGATTGCAGCGCGGCCAACGGCCAGCGAAAGGACATTTTCTTCTGTGAACTGGCTGCGGTCGAGAAAGCCGGCAATCGCGCCTTCATGCATCACCGCGATGCGGTCGCTGACGCCGATCACCTCCTCCATGTCGCTGGAAATCATCAATATCCCCACGCCCCGATCCGAAAGCTCGCGCATCAGCCGGTAGATCTCGTTCTTGGCGCCCACATCGATGCCGCGCGTCGGTTCATCGAAGATTAGCACCCTCGGCCGCAGCGACAGCCATTTGGCGAGCACGACCTTCTGCTGGTTGCCGCCGGAAAGCGAGCCGGCCTCGGCAGTCGTGTCCGGGCAACGTATGTCGAGATTTTTCTTCTGAGCCTCGGCTTCGCGGCGTTCGGTGACGCGGTCGACGATGCCGCGGCGCGACAGGCTTTTAAGGCTGGCCAGGCTGATATTGTGACTGATCCTGAAGGACAGGATAAGGCCGGAGCGCTTGCGGTCTTCCGGCACGAGATAGATGCCCTGCCGGATGGCTTCGCGCGGCGATCGAAGCGCGATCTTGCGGCCGTCGATCCTGATCTCGCCGCCGCGCACGGGATCGAGGCCGAAGACGGCGCGGGCAAGCTCGGTCCTGCCCGAGCCGACAAGCCCGGCGAGGCCGAGGATTTCGCCCGCCCGCAGGGAAAAGCTGACCCCCTGTTCCGGGCTGTAGCTCGTCCTTACATCGGCAAGTTCCAGAATGGCGCTGCCCGGCGGCGCGGCCGGCGGCCGATAGAGCGTCTTCAGGTCGCGGCCGATCATGTATCGGATCATCGTGCCGGTTTCAATTTCGCTGCGCGCCAGTTCGGCGACCAGCTTGCCGTCGCGCAAGACCGCCACGCGGTCGGCGATCTGCTTCACCTCGCCCAGCCGGTGCGAGATGAAGATGACCGCCACTCGCTCCGCCTTGAGGCGGCCTATGACGGCGAGCAGACGGTTGGTTTCGGTCACCGTCAGGCTCGAAGTCGGTTCGTCCATGATGACTAGCCGGGCCTTCAGCGACAGCGCTTTGGCGATCTCGACCAGTTGCATTTGCGCAAGCGAGAGGTCGGAGACCCTCGTGTCGGGCCCGAAGTCGGCGCCCAACTGGTCGAGCAGGGGCTTGGCCTGCCGGTTCAGCGCCTCAGTGTCGATCAGGCCCAGCAGCCCGCCTTTGAGCGGTTCACGGCCGATGAATATGTTGGCGGCAGCGGTCAGGTTGTCGAAGAGATTGAGTTCCTGATGGACAAAGGCGATGCCTGCCCGCATCGAACCGTTCACGGAAAGCCGGTCGACCCTGTCGCCGTCAATTTCGATCTCACCGCCGGAGGGCTCAACCACGCCGCCGAGAATCTTCATCAATGTCGACTTGCCGGCGCCGTTCTCGCCGACCAGCCCGATCACCTCTCCCGGGCTGACACGCAGACTGACATCATCCAGCGCGGTGACCCCTGGATAAAGCTTGGAGATCCCCGTCAGTGCCAGAAAGGAATGGGGCATGCCGCCGATTATGGGAGTGAGTGTCGCCACCATGCAAGAGCGCCGAAGCAGGCCGGCAGGGAGTGGGGCCGGCCTGCTCCATTCGAGGCGTCAGCCGCCGATACGCGCCTTGAGTTCGGCCTCGAAAGCATCGACATTCCCCTTGTCGATGATCTTGGTGGGCACGATGACGAGCTTATTGTCGGGAACTACAGACTTGTCGCCCTCGAGATACTTCGCCATCAGTTTCATGCCCTGGTAGCCCCATTCGTAAGGCTGCTGCACCACGGTCGCGGCGATCGTGCCCTCCTTGACCCCGCCCAGAGTGATCGGATCCTCGTCGAAGGCGACGATGGCGATCTCGCCGAGCTTACCCGATTCCTTCAGCACTTCGTAAATGCGCGGCGGGTTGTACGAATAGAAGCCGACCATGCAGTCAATGTCGGGGTTTGCCGCCAGCGCGTCCTCGACATTGCGCTTGGCACGCGTCATGTCGATGTCGTCGCCGCGCACGTCGACCAGTTCGACCTTGGAACCTGCGATCACCGACTTCATGCCCTCGATGCGCTCGCGCGCATTATCGGCGCCGGGGAGCCCCACGAAGCCGATGCATTTGCCGCCATCCGGCAGCGCCTTCAGCGCAATCTCGCCGGCTTGCTTGCCGGCATCGGTGTTGGACGAACCGATATAGGCGATGCGGTTGGTGTCGGGCGCGTCGCTGTCGGTGGTGAACAGCGGCACCTGCCCGCCGACCTTGTTGAGCGCGTCGGTTGACGATTTCGGGTCGACGGCGCTCACCATGACGGCGGAGACGCCGGCGGCGACCAGATCGTCCATCAGGCGCTGCTGCACGGCGGCGGCGGCCTGCTCGGGATATTTGAACTGCAGATCGTAATTCGGCAGTTCTTCCTGGGCCTTCTTCACGCCGGCTTCGGCGAGTTTCCAGAAATCCGAAGCGCCGTTGACGACGAAGGCGAGCGCCTTCTTGTCCTGGGCATTCGCGCCGGTTGCCGCAAATGCGGCCGTGATCATCAATGCGCATGTCGCAAGGCGGAGTTTCATGTCGTTCTCCTTGAGATCTTATGAGTGCGTGCAGGCAAGCGGAGGCCGACGCCAAGCCGGCCTCCATCATTGCGCTTTCAGTTGGCGATGCAGGTGTCGGCGGTTTCCTGCGTGCATTCGTCGAGCCCGGTATAGATGACCGGCTCGACCGGCTTACCGGCTATGAGGTCCATCATCACCGACGGAGCGCGATAGCCCATCTCGAACGGCCGCTGGCCGACCTGGACATGGCTGCGCCCGGCTTTGAGCGCGTCCATCTGCGGCGGCAGCGTGTCGCCGGCGACGATGATCAGTTCCTTCGAGTCCAACTTGGCCTTCACCTGGTCGGTTACCTGCGCATAGGCCTGCGGCGCGAACTGCGCCCAGCCGCCTTCCAGCACGAATGCATCGAGATCCGGATTTGCGGTGAAGGTGTCCGCCATCTGCCGATTGGCCAGATCGATCTGGTCGTTGGTGAAGACCGGGCAGCCGTCGATCTCGGTCCAGCCATTCTGGCCTGTAAGGCGCTCGATGTCCTTTTCGCCGGAAAGCGTGTCGCGGGTGCCGGCGGCGCGCGCGTTGATGTTATCCGCGGCGACGTTGCCGAGTTGCAGGCAGATCGTGCCACCTTCGGGTTTCAGCCTCTGCAGGTGCTCCGCGAACTTGACGCCCATCAGGTAGTTGTCGGTACCGAGATAGGTCTTGCGCAGCGCCGCGTCGGCCGCGGCGAGATCGGCGTCGATCGTCATGACCGGGATTTTCGGCGCGACTTTCTTCAGAAGATTGGCCATCAGCGGCGCATTGGACGGTGAAATCGCGATCGCCGCCACGTCCGGCCGCGTCAGCAGATCCTCGACGATCTGGATCTCGCCGGCCTCGTCGGCGCTGGAGGCCGGGCCGGTGTAGAGGCATTTGTATCCGGACGAGGCGTTCTCGCTGTTCCATTTCTGGCATCCGAGATTGATCTGCTCGAAGAACGGATTGTCGAGGCCTTTGACCACGATGGCCAGGGTCTTTTCCTGGGCCAGAGCCGAACCGGCCATTGCCGCAAGGGCGGTGCCGGCAACAATGCCGGTAAGCAGTTTGTGCATGTCATCCTCCCAATGATTATGTCGTTGTATTCCAAACACTCTCATCCGGCGGGCGAGCCGCCGGCTGTTCAGCCGTGATCGCACGGCGCGGCCTGCCAAGCCGTTCGTCCATATGGAATTGTCGGGATTGCGAGCCGCCGGCGCGTGTCGGAACACGCCGCGTGGCGATGCCTGCCCGATGCGCCTGTAATCAGAACGAACATGCCGGACCTCCCGGCAGGCAACTAAGCGCAAGCCGAAGCAGGAGTCAATAATTGTCCTACAAATCATATGATAAGTTTTTTCATTCTATTGACCAATGCAGGCAAACCGATGCTAATAGCTGGGGGAAGCAGGTGACGGGAGGTGTCGATGGCTGTCCTACGGCTGGAGGGGATATCCAAGCATTTCGGCGCGATTCACGCTCTGAACGACGTCTCGCTATCGCTGGAGGCCGGCGAGGTGATTGGCCTGATGGGCGATAACGGCGCCGGCAAATCGACGCTGGTGAAGATCATCGCCGGCAATTTCCAGCCGACTCACGGCAAGATTTCCATTCGCGACCGGCAGATGAATTTCCATCGCCCGGTCGATGCGCGCGACAATGGCGTCGAAATCGTCTACCAGGATCTGGCGCTCTGCAACAATCTGACGGCGGCGGTGAACGTGTTCCTCGGACGCGAGCTGACGCGCTCTTTCGGCCCTCTGAAGATCCTCGACTACTCCGCCATGAACGCGGCGGCGGCGAAGCTGTTTCGCGAACTCAAATCGGAGACCAGGCCGAAGGATATGGTGCGCGACATGTCGGGCGGCCAGCGCCAGGCAGTGGCCATCGCCAGGACGCGACTGTCGTCGGCCAGCATCGTGCTGATGGACGAGCCGACGGCGGCGATCTCGGTGCGTCAGGTCGCCGAAGTCCTGAACCTGATCCGGGGGTTGAAGCGCCAGGGCGTCGCGGTGATCCTGATCAGCCACCGCATGCCCGACGTATTCGCCGTGGCGGACCGCATCGTCGTCCTGCGCCGCGGCAACAAGGTAGCCGACAAGCCTATCGCCGGCTCTTCACCCGAAGAGGTGACCGGCCTGATCACCGGGGCCATCGAGGCGGCGTGAAACATCTGAACGGATAGCTGGGGCGGACACATGGTTTCAAGCATCGACGACGCAATAGCCCGGCAGACCCACACGCCGATCTCCTGGATGCTTTCGAAGCAGGCCTTCTGGGTCTTCCTCGCGGCGCTGATCGCCTGCGTGACGCTGACATTCGTCACCGACACTTTCGCCACGCCGCAGAACCTCTTCAACGTCACACGCAATTTCGCCTTTGTCGCCATCATCGCGCTCGGCATGACGGTCGTCATCATATCGGGCGGTATCGACCTGTCGGTCGGCTCGATCCTGTGCCTGTCGGCGATGGTTCTGGCCATTGTCATGAATGCCGGCTACCCGCTTTGGGCCGGAGCAGGCGCGGCGCTGGCAGTTTCGCTGGCGATCGGCGCAATCAACGGCATGCTGATCGCCTATCTCCGTATCCCGCCCTTCGTGGTCACACTCGGCATGCTGTCGGTGGCGCGCAGCGCCGCCATGGTGCTTTCCAACAACAAGATGATTTATCAGTTCGGGCCGGACGAGAAGCAACTCTTCTGGCTCGGCGGCGGTTCGACTTTCGGCATCGCCAATCCGGTCATCGCGCTCGTAATACTGGCGGTTATCACCGCGCTTCTGTTGAAATGGACACGCTGGGGCTGCCACGTCTTCGCCATCGGCAGCAACGAGAAAGCGGCGGTGCTGACCGGCATCGCGGTCCGGCGGCTGAAGGTCAGCGTCTATATGTTCTCGGCGCTGTTTGCGGGCATTGCAGGCGTGCTGGAGGCCGGCTGGCTCGGCGGCGTCACCACCAATCTCGGCCAGTCCATGGAACTGAGCGTGATCGCCGCGGCGGTTATCGGCGGCGCCAATCTGATGGGCGGCGCGGGCACCGTGTTCGGATCGGTGGTCGGCGCAGCGCTCATCGAGATCATTCGCAACAGCTTGACCCTTTTGGGAATCAGTACCTTCTGGCAAGGAACCTTTGTCGGCACGTTCATTGTGCTTGCCGTTGCGTTCGATCGCATCCGGGCACGCCGCGAAGCCGACAATTGAGGATCGGGCAGGGGAAGTTTCAATGCGTACCGGAAAATCGATGAAGGCCGAAGCGGTGGAGGCGGAAGCGCTCCTGCCTGCACCGAAGGCCGGCGGCGGGCGAGCCAACAGCTCGCGGATCGTCGGCACCAGCGTGCATGCGTCAGTGGCCAACGAGATCGGCATGCGTATCGTGCGCGGCGATTATCCGCCCGGCGCCATCCTGCCCAACGAGGCGAAATGGGCCCAAACCTTCGAGGTCAGCCGTTCGGCGGTGCGCGAGGCGATAAAGATGCTGATGGCCAAGAGTCTGCTCAGTTCGCGGCCCAAGGTGGGCAGCTGGGTGGAGCCGCGCGAGCGCTGGAATCTGCTCGATCGCGATGTGCTGACCTGGTACGCGACCTCGCCCAACCGTGAGAGCTTCCTGAAATCGGTCCAGGAATTCCGCCACATCATCGAGCCGGAAGCCACCGCACTCGCGGCCTTGCGGCGTACCGACGAGCAGATGGCCGAAATCAGCGCCGCCTGCCGCGAGATGGGCGAGGCGACATCGCTGCCGCAGCGCACGCAGGCCGACACACGCTTTCACCTCGCCATTCTGCGGGCTTCCGGCAACGAACTGCTGGTGCCGCTCGGCGCGCTCATCGAATCGGCGCTCGCGCATCTGTTCGTCTTCGTCACACGTGAAGCCGACGATCTGCGCCATGCGCAGGGGCTGCATGAGAGCATCGAGAAGGCGATCCGGCTGCGTCGTCCCGAAGCCGCCCGCAATGCGGTGCGCAAGCTCCTGGCCAACACCGACGAGGTTATTGCGCGGGTATGAGAACGGCGGCGCGGCCGGGCCGCACCGCCTCCCCTATCAAGCGGCCGTATAGGCCGTCTTTACGCTCGTATAGAATTCGGCGGCGTAGCGACCTTGTTCCTTCGGGCCGTAGCTCGAACCTTTGGATCCGCCGAACGGCACGTGGAAGTCGACGCCGGCCGTCGGCACGTTGACCATCACCATGCCTGCCTGAGCGTTGCGCTTGTAATGCGTCGCGTGCTTCAAGCTGGTGGTGACGATGCCCGAGGAAAGGCCGAAAGGCGTGTCGTTGGCGGTGTGCAGCGCCTCCTCGTAGTCTTTGACCCGGATCACCGAAGCCACCGGTCCGAATATCTCCTCACGAGAAATCCGCATCTGGTTCGTCGCTTCGGTGAACAGCGCCGGCTGCAAATAGAAGCCCGGCGTCTCGCGGTCGAGCCGCTCGCCGCCAAAAGCGAGCTTGGCGCCCTCTTCGCGACCGATCGCGATATACTTCT is a window encoding:
- a CDS encoding ABC transporter permease; this encodes MNRKDLGLLILILVVGTVVAIINPRFLSPVNLSNTANLIGLFGIFALGQAFVIISGGIELSVGSIIALLGVIFVDLVSLGTVNWSVAFAVVLALGCLIGLVHGLLITKARLQPFVVTLCGLLIYRGVARYYTDDATAGFPFGASFPTLEWLVAGRFYGIPHSLIAFLIITVIMAVVLHRSVFGRYLFAVGKNEEAARYSGIHTTRIITAAYVICCGLTAVAAVFIAMYTRSISPSSHGNFYELYAIAAAVLGGCSLRGGEGSIIGVVLGTVLLQVLQNLVNLLGIPSSLNFAVMGSVILLGVLADQQFHRTRKSVARAAA
- a CDS encoding sugar ABC transporter ATP-binding protein, translated to MVATLTPIIGGMPHSFLALTGISKLYPGVTALDDVSLRVSPGEVIGLVGENGAGKSTLMKILGGVVEPSGGEIEIDGDRVDRLSVNGSMRAGIAFVHQELNLFDNLTAAANIFIGREPLKGGLLGLIDTEALNRQAKPLLDQLGADFGPDTRVSDLSLAQMQLVEIAKALSLKARLVIMDEPTSSLTVTETNRLLAVIGRLKAERVAVIFISHRLGEVKQIADRVAVLRDGKLVAELARSEIETGTMIRYMIGRDLKTLYRPPAAPPGSAILELADVRTSYSPEQGVSFSLRAGEILGLAGLVGSGRTELARAVFGLDPVRGGEIRIDGRKIALRSPREAIRQGIYLVPEDRKRSGLILSFRISHNISLASLKSLSRRGIVDRVTERREAEAQKKNLDIRCPDTTAEAGSLSGGNQQKVVLAKWLSLRPRVLIFDEPTRGIDVGAKNEIYRLMRELSDRGVGILMISSDMEEVIGVSDRIAVMHEGAIAGFLDRSQFTEENVLSLAVGRAAIREAAE
- a CDS encoding sugar-binding protein; the encoded protein is MKLRLATCALMITAAFAATGANAQDKKALAFVVNGASDFWKLAEAGVKKAQEELPNYDLQFKYPEQAAAAVQQRLMDDLVAAGVSAVMVSAVDPKSSTDALNKVGGQVPLFTTDSDAPDTNRIAYIGSSNTDAGKQAGEIALKALPDGGKCIGFVGLPGADNARERIEGMKSVIAGSKVELVDVRGDDIDMTRAKRNVEDALAANPDIDCMVGFYSYNPPRIYEVLKESGKLGEIAIVAFDEDPITLGGVKEGTIAATVVQQPYEWGYQGMKLMAKYLEGDKSVVPDNKLVIVPTKIIDKGNVDAFEAELKARIGG
- a CDS encoding substrate-binding domain-containing protein produces the protein MHKLLTGIVAGTALAAMAGSALAQEKTLAIVVKGLDNPFFEQINLGCQKWNSENASSGYKCLYTGPASSADEAGEIQIVEDLLTRPDVAAIAISPSNAPLMANLLKKVAPKIPVMTIDADLAAADAALRKTYLGTDNYLMGVKFAEHLQRLKPEGGTICLQLGNVAADNINARAAGTRDTLSGEKDIERLTGQNGWTEIDGCPVFTNDQIDLANRQMADTFTANPDLDAFVLEGGWAQFAPQAYAQVTDQVKAKLDSKELIIVAGDTLPPQMDALKAGRSHVQVGQRPFEMGYRAPSVMMDLIAGKPVEPVIYTGLDECTQETADTCIAN
- a CDS encoding ATP-binding cassette domain-containing protein; this translates as MAVLRLEGISKHFGAIHALNDVSLSLEAGEVIGLMGDNGAGKSTLVKIIAGNFQPTHGKISIRDRQMNFHRPVDARDNGVEIVYQDLALCNNLTAAVNVFLGRELTRSFGPLKILDYSAMNAAAAKLFRELKSETRPKDMVRDMSGGQRQAVAIARTRLSSASIVLMDEPTAAISVRQVAEVLNLIRGLKRQGVAVILISHRMPDVFAVADRIVVLRRGNKVADKPIAGSSPEEVTGLITGAIEAA
- a CDS encoding ABC transporter permease, producing MVSSIDDAIARQTHTPISWMLSKQAFWVFLAALIACVTLTFVTDTFATPQNLFNVTRNFAFVAIIALGMTVVIISGGIDLSVGSILCLSAMVLAIVMNAGYPLWAGAGAALAVSLAIGAINGMLIAYLRIPPFVVTLGMLSVARSAAMVLSNNKMIYQFGPDEKQLFWLGGGSTFGIANPVIALVILAVITALLLKWTRWGCHVFAIGSNEKAAVLTGIAVRRLKVSVYMFSALFAGIAGVLEAGWLGGVTTNLGQSMELSVIAAAVIGGANLMGGAGTVFGSVVGAALIEIIRNSLTLLGISTFWQGTFVGTFIVLAVAFDRIRARREADN
- a CDS encoding FadR/GntR family transcriptional regulator; protein product: MKAEAVEAEALLPAPKAGGGRANSSRIVGTSVHASVANEIGMRIVRGDYPPGAILPNEAKWAQTFEVSRSAVREAIKMLMAKSLLSSRPKVGSWVEPRERWNLLDRDVLTWYATSPNRESFLKSVQEFRHIIEPEATALAALRRTDEQMAEISAACREMGEATSLPQRTQADTRFHLAILRASGNELLVPLGALIESALAHLFVFVTREADDLRHAQGLHESIEKAIRLRRPEAARNAVRKLLANTDEVIARV